From Dermatophagoides farinae isolate YC_2012a chromosome 10, ASM2471394v1, whole genome shotgun sequence, a single genomic window includes:
- the LOC124500185 gene encoding uncharacterized protein LOC124500185 — MEPCKDNMIPKQVEEGDGKMPTKQETDGVDENTVRRDESCVKAMIKRYRTNSATTLTSDSRTIIEYVSDKLKFRGKGCEASFSDKTKKQAELIKRLLEQQKIQPIKQKQSSPRKMQTPSQMMNEKDNSNLEDLSEDFDISMHDNDDAVRNDPLATSKTFANIILAIYMFSTVIPLIIHFSQPRLMYIVIFTNLSILFLIIRWAFSRWFHLEFSIATILNIPVSIAYIVHVYSETPKTTKSTISNILQIMMSDEIEINTTINTKKLSSSSSSKRKSSLQVMSKQRHQKSGSGSGKMGVVIQSQ; from the exons ATGGAGCCTTGTAAAGATAATATGATTCCCAAACAAGTTGAAGAAGGAGATGGAAAAATGCCgacaaaacaagaaacagATGGTGTCGATGAAAATACTGTCCGGCGTGATGAATCCTGTGTGAAGGCAATGATAAAACGTTATCGTACTAATAGCGCAACAACATTAACCAGTGATAGTCGTACAATAATCGAATACGTATCTGATAAGCTAAAATTTCGTGGTAAAGGTTGTGAAGCTTCCTTTTCGgataaaaccaaaaaacaagCTGAATTAATCAAAAGATTACTTGAAcagcaaaaaattcaacccATTAAACAGAAACAATCAAGTCCGAGAAAAATGCAAACACCATCacaaatgatgaacgaaaaagATAATAGCAATTTGGAAGACTTGTCCGAAGATTTCGACATCTCAATGCA tgataatgatgatgctgttCGCAATGATCCATTGGCTACCAGTAAAACTTTCGCGAATATTATATTGGCAATCTATATGTTTTCCACTGTCATACcattaataattcatttctcTCAACCCCGATTAATGTACATCGTCATTTTCACCAATCTTTCTATATTATTTCTGATAATTCGTTGGGCATTTTCACGTTGGTTCCatcttgaattttcaatagcGACAATATTGAACATCCCGGTATCCATTGCATATATTGTTCATGTTTATAGTGAAACgccgaaaacaacaaaatcaaccaTTTCAAACATATTACAGATAATGATGagtgatgaaattgaaatcaatacAACGATTAATACGAAAAAACTTTCATCTAGTTCGTCGAGTAAACGAAAATCAAGTCTACAGGTAATGTCCAAACAAAGACATCAAAAATCCGGTAGCGGTAGTGGGAAAATGGGTGTAGTCATTCAAAGCCAATAA
- the mRF1 gene encoding mitochondrial translation release factor 1 codes for MSIKVFIFSRNVFFRITRPNLFQLWKINGHRTVQTQSVEKLNGNQKLINKLIYKEPSFYRYFNQFLVENNLIKHVSEELKFHYKQTFDEFLEVDEIMAEQNPTDDEFIALAKSESLSLIERLIQLQDQILDQACLDDRNINECSLEIRAGVGGKEASLFAKELYNLYVKFITFNGWQLRMDEKDLEQFEIDDNSSLFTQTIEILGNGCYPLLRHEAGVHRVQRVPRTEKYGRMHTSTVSISVIPVRYNLVTVKESDLKIEVKNSSGPGGQNVNRNLTCVRVTHIPTGHTIESQETRFQYLNKEIAIRKMKSLLNQIEYERLEREARQQKRSQIGIAARSDKIRTYNFPQNRITDHRLSGDYNIHNIDGYMNGDECDKMRQIVDKLELLRHLELQRQLRDMLEKNFAKSS; via the coding sequence atgtccatcaaggttttcatattttctcGAAATGTTTTCTTCAGAATAACTAGACCGAACCTATTTCAATTGTGGAAAATTAATGGCCACAGAACAGTACAAACACAATCAgtggaaaaattgaatggcaatcaaaaattgatcaacaaattaATCTACAAAGAACCTTCATTTTATCGATATTTCAACCAATTTCTTGTGGAAAATAATCTCATTAAACATGTCTCGGAAGAGctcaaatttcattataaacaaacatttgatgaatttcttGAAGTTGATGAAATTATGGCCGAACAAAATCCCACTGACGATGAATTTATTGCTTTAGCTAAAAGCGAATCTTTGTCGTTGATTGAACGACTCATCCAACTTCAAGATCAGATTCTGGATCAAGCTTGTCTTGATGATCgcaatataaatgaatgttcaTTAGAAATACGTGCCGGTGTTGGAGGAAAAGAGGCGAGTTTATTTGCAAAAGAATTATACAATTTATATGTCAAATTCATCACATTCAATGGTTGGCAATTgcgaatggatgaaaaagatCTTGagcaatttgaaattgacgATAATAGCTCATTGTTTACACAGACGATCGAAATACTTGGCAATGGGTGTTATCCTTTATTAAGACATGAAGCCGGTGTACATCGTGTACAACGAGTTCCACGAACAGAAAAATATGGCCGAATGCATACATCAACCGTATCGATATCCGTCATACCTGTTCGTTATAATTTAGTCACCGTAAAAGAATCGGACCTGAAAATTGAggtgaaaaattcatccgGACCTGGCGGTCAAAATGTTAATCGTAATCTAACATGTGTTCGAGTTACTCACATACCAACGGGACATACGATCGAATCACAAGAAACAAGATTTCAATATCTGAACAAAGAAATTGCAATACGTAAGatgaaatcattattgaatcaaatcgaatatGAACGCTTAGAACGAGAAGCACGGCAACAAAAACGTTCACAGATTGGAATTGCAGCACGTAGTGATAAAATACGAACATATAATTTTCCACAGAATCGTATCACTGATCATCGTTTATCCGGTGATTATAATATTCATAATATTGATGGTTACATGAATGGAGATGAATGTGATAAAATGCGACAAATTGTGGATAAATTAGAGCTGTTACGTCACCTGGAATTACAGCGACAATTACGTGATATGTTGGAAAAGAATTTCGCCAAGTCATCATAG